The Oreochromis niloticus isolate F11D_XX linkage group LG18, O_niloticus_UMD_NMBU, whole genome shotgun sequence DNA window ACAGTGTCAGATACCAAGTCAGATTTTTGGTCTTGGGTATTACTTGCACGACTTCAAATCCTTTGTAGGAAAACCAGAATGACTGATGAattaaatgtttgcaataaaaaaaataataaaaaaaatcatgttttttgtaaaaaaaaaagctgattgtagttaatatttttttttaaccaatctACAATTAATATATACATGttatatgttatgttatgttatgttatatgTACAGATATCTGTAACAAGAAAAACATGCGTCATAGGAACAAGCGAATTAATGTAACAAACAGTTGTTACTGTTATGGACATAAAATACCAAATTAACCTCATCTTTTCCCTCACGTGTTGCAGAGAAGCATTGCTATGAACTCTGCTCCATGTGAACTCTTTCCCCCATCTCTGACACTTTCATACACTGTGAATTCTCATGTGCCTTTTCAAGTTTGCCATCTGACTAAATGTTTTACCACATGTGTTACACAAGTGTGGCTTCTCGCCTGTGTGGTTTCTCATGTGAGTTTTCAACCTCGCCATATTAGTGAATTTTTTTCCACAGCTGCTACAAGAatatggcttctcacctgtgtggatTCTCATGTGAATTTTTAAGCTCCTCATCTGACTGAATCCTTTCCCACATGTGCTACAGCAGTAaggtttctcacctgtgtggcTTCTCATGTGAACTCCAAATGATGAGGTAACTCTAAAGCTTTTCCCACAGGCGCTACAAGAATatggtttctcacctgtgtggatTCTCATGTGAACTCTGAATGCTGACGAGTGACGAAAGCTTTTCCCACAGTCGCTACAAGAATatggtttctcacctgtgtggatTCTCATGTGACTTTTTAAGTGGTACATCTCACTGAATCCTTTTCCACATGTGCCACACAAATAAGGTTTGCCACCTGTGTGGATTCTCATGTGCACTGTTAATGCTGATGAGTGACGAAAGCTTTTCCCACAGGCGCTACAAGAACATGGTTTCTCACCTGTATGAGTTCTCATGTGAGTTTCCAGTCCTGGTTTGTAACAGaatttttttccacacaggCTACAAGAatatggcttctcacctgtgtggatTCTCATGTGAGTTTTTAAGATGTTCATCTGAATTAATCctttcccacaggtgctacaagaataaggtttctcacctgtgtgaactcTTAGATGTTCAGTTAGTTTGTATTTACACtgaaaagtttttccacaaatctCACATTTTACAGACTTTCTACTTGTGTCAGGCTTACACTGACTATCTGACCTGAGCTGGCTCTCTACTccacttttctttctctgatTTTTCCTCATTGTGTTTGCATTTGTAGTTGATCCTGAGTGCACACTCTCACTTTCTTCCTGGTCTTGGCTCCACTCTGGCTGAGGACAGTTGTTAGAAAGGAGGTCACTGCTTGGTTCAGGTTCCTCATAAGTTGTAGTCACCATAAATTTATTAGTGTCCTTTAGAAGaagctgctctccctcctgactgGTGCAGGGTTTCTCCTGGTCCTCTTTAAATTCTGGAGGCTTTCGATCCTCCTGATCCAGACTGGAGATCCTTTCATGGTTACAGACCTGTTGGTCTGCAGGAACCTCTTCCTCCTTACAGATCTTTTGATCTGAAATGTCTCAAgggacaaaaaccaaaaaataaaatgaaaaaaaaaaccaaaaaccccaacaacacaaaaacccgaacatttaaaaaaaagatctcaTCAACTATTTGGGGAGCTACATACAAGTTAAAACATCTTGGCATATTTTTTAcatattaactttcttctggaCGTAGAGATTTGGTTTTGTACATTAccacaatgaattttaaatgaaaccactCAGATTCAGTTCAAGTGCAGACCTTCAGCTTCAATTCAGTGGTTTGAACAAAAACACTGCataaaaactgtgagaaaataaagcatttttaacaCAGTACTTTCATTAGATTGGCTCAGAAGTAATTGGACACATTACATAACTAAAAAAATATGTTCATTTCTAATACAGATGCTTGCTTTCTCCTTTTTAATgtcacagttgctccaaaaagccaccaaaggcagattgcagtgtaaacgctgtcgcACGTGGAagacaggagtgatacacctcatGTTGTCATATCTGTAGAGTTTATCCCTGTGGTGTTCTTCTCTGTCTCACAGTGGACAGAAACTATCTTTTGGAGTTGCATAAAAAATTAGAGTGGCagcttatttgatgcagaacacctgattgttctgtaaatatttttaaatggttatatagaAACCTTGcttgcatttttaggtaaatagtaccatataacgaTGTTATTTGTAAAACCTGTGCATAATGTTTTGTGTGAAACCACGATAACAGAGTTCTggctgattggagctggctgggacctggcttatcgaagaacaaGAAGCGAGTACAGCTGTTTAAATTCCCACAAGGCTAGCCGACATTTACACCCAGCTGTA harbors:
- the LOC100694564 gene encoding zinc finger protein 664 isoform X2, which gives rise to MKSKDEEVLTDQQVCNQERSSSLKQEDPEPPQIKEEQEVEHIIVWTGQETLRLLDTIWKPEIKIQSKDISDQKICKEEEVPADQQVCNHERISSLDQEDRKPPEFKEDQEKPCTSQEGEQLLLKDTNKFMVTTTYEEPEPSSDLLSNNCPQPEWSQDQEESESVHSGSTTNANTMRKNQRKKSGVESQLRSDSQCKPDTSRKSVKCEICGKTFQCKYKLTEHLRVHTGEKPYSCSTCGKGLIQMNILKTHMRIHTGEKPYSCSLCGKKFCYKPGLETHMRTHTGEKPCSCSACGKSFRHSSALTVHMRIHTGGKPYLCGTCGKGFSEMYHLKSHMRIHTGEKPYSCSDCGKSFRHSSAFRVHMRIHTGEKPYSCSACGKSFRVTSSFGVHMRSHTGEKPYCCSTCGKGFSQMRSLKIHMRIHTGEKPYSCSSCGKKFTNMARLKTHMRNHTGEKPHLCNTCGKTFSQMANLKRHMRIHSV
- the LOC100694564 gene encoding zinc finger protein 664 isoform X1, with the translated sequence MTSQNRMKSKDEEVLTDQQVCNQERSSSLKQEDPEPPQIKEEQEVEHIIVWTGQETLRLLDTIWKPEIKIQSKDISDQKICKEEEVPADQQVCNHERISSLDQEDRKPPEFKEDQEKPCTSQEGEQLLLKDTNKFMVTTTYEEPEPSSDLLSNNCPQPEWSQDQEESESVHSGSTTNANTMRKNQRKKSGVESQLRSDSQCKPDTSRKSVKCEICGKTFQCKYKLTEHLRVHTGEKPYSCSTCGKGLIQMNILKTHMRIHTGEKPYSCSLCGKKFCYKPGLETHMRTHTGEKPCSCSACGKSFRHSSALTVHMRIHTGGKPYLCGTCGKGFSEMYHLKSHMRIHTGEKPYSCSDCGKSFRHSSAFRVHMRIHTGEKPYSCSACGKSFRVTSSFGVHMRSHTGEKPYCCSTCGKGFSQMRSLKIHMRIHTGEKPYSCSSCGKKFTNMARLKTHMRNHTGEKPHLCNTCGKTFSQMANLKRHMRIHSV